A stretch of the Bacillus sp. B-jedd genome encodes the following:
- the sleB gene encoding spore cortex-lytic enzyme → MGSGGKAEAFSNQVIQYGAVGEDVIELQSRLKYIGFYSKKIDGVFGWSTYWALRNFQYEFGLPIDGLAGSTTKAKLVKATKYNKSAAAPGKKPAAKPQASNVPNGFSQNDIKLMANAVYGEARGEPYMGQVAVAAVILNRFESSTFPNTISGVIFEPLAFTAVADGQIWLTPNDTARKAVLDAINGWDPTGNALYYFNPATATSKWIWSRPQIKRIGKHIFCK, encoded by the coding sequence ATGGGGTCGGGAGGAAAGGCTGAGGCATTCAGCAATCAGGTCATCCAGTATGGTGCGGTTGGCGAAGATGTTATAGAGCTTCAGTCCAGATTAAAATATATAGGTTTTTACAGTAAAAAAATTGATGGAGTTTTTGGATGGAGCACTTACTGGGCGCTAAGGAATTTTCAATATGAGTTCGGACTGCCCATTGATGGCCTGGCCGGCAGCACGACAAAAGCAAAACTTGTGAAGGCTACCAAATATAATAAAAGCGCTGCGGCGCCAGGGAAAAAGCCGGCGGCAAAGCCTCAAGCATCAAATGTCCCGAATGGGTTTTCGCAAAATGATATTAAACTGATGGCTAATGCTGTTTATGGCGAAGCGAGGGGCGAGCCCTATATGGGACAGGTTGCGGTGGCTGCCGTTATTTTAAACAGGTTTGAGAGCTCGACTTTCCCAAATACAATTTCAGGCGTCATTTTTGAGCCGCTTGCCTTTACCGCTGTTGCCGACGGCCAAATCTGGCTCACTCCAAATGATACAGCAAGGAAAGCTGTGTTGGACGCGATCAATGGCTGGGACCCGACAGGAAATGCCCTCTATTACTTTAATCCTGCAACGGCAACGAGTAAATGGATCTGGTCTAGGCCACAAATCAAACGAATTGGCAAACACATATTTTGTAAATAA
- the prsW gene encoding glutamic-type intramembrane protease PrsW — MLGIFSAGIAPGLALLSYFYLKDEVESEPIPVVFRTFLYGALLVFPIMFLQHVMETEQLFVSGWMDAFFSSGLLEEFFKWFILFYAVYQHVAFDEPFDGIVYGAAVSLGFASAENIFYLVGNGLGHAIGRALLPVPSHALFGVIMGYYLGKSKFSASGGKKWIALSLLVPVILHGSYDYILLTQEHWLYFIMPFMIFLWWFGLRKVKMARALSAAHLKNQYQRQKPLQT; from the coding sequence ATGCTGGGGATTTTTTCTGCCGGGATTGCACCCGGCCTCGCTTTGTTAAGTTACTTTTATTTAAAGGATGAAGTTGAATCCGAGCCAATTCCAGTGGTATTCAGGACTTTTTTGTATGGTGCTCTGCTGGTTTTTCCGATAATGTTTCTGCAGCATGTCATGGAAACAGAACAATTATTTGTTTCCGGCTGGATGGATGCTTTTTTCTCATCAGGCCTGCTAGAAGAGTTCTTTAAATGGTTCATTTTGTTTTATGCTGTTTATCAGCATGTCGCATTCGATGAACCCTTCGATGGAATTGTATACGGCGCTGCCGTATCCCTTGGTTTCGCATCTGCTGAAAATATCTTCTATCTTGTCGGAAATGGATTGGGACACGCGATTGGAAGGGCGCTCCTGCCTGTGCCTAGCCACGCCCTTTTCGGAGTCATCATGGGTTACTATTTAGGGAAAAGCAAGTTCAGCGCTTCCGGCGGGAAAAAGTGGATCGCGCTGTCCCTCCTTGTTCCTGTGATCCTTCACGGCAGTTATGATTATATACTCCTTACGCAAGAGCACTGGCTATATTTCATTATGCCATTTATGATTTTTCTATGGTGGTTCGGATTAAGAAAAGTAAAGATGGCTCGTGCTTTAAGCGCGGCTCATCTAAAAAACCAATACCAGCGGCAAAAACCTCTTCAAACATAG
- a CDS encoding asparaginase, with protein MKKVVLLTTGGTIASKPNKDSGKLASGELTGEELAGMCNLPDDIEVIVESVFQKASMHITFNDLVFLKNRIEDYFEDESISGAVITHGTDSLEETAYFLDLTVNDDRPVVVTGSQRSPEDLGSDVYINLRHAIYSACSPDLKGTGTVVVFNERIFAAKYVKKEHASNIQGFNSFGFGYLGIIDNDEVYIYQKPIKRVVYTLNEEIPKIELIKCYIGADGTFIKAARENGAKGIVLEGVGRGQVAPLMMDEIEKAIADGITIVITTSAEEGAVYPTYDYKGSAYDLVMKGAVLGSDNDPKKARIKLAVALASGMGKVEF; from the coding sequence ATGAAAAAAGTAGTTTTGTTGACAACAGGAGGCACTATTGCGAGCAAACCTAACAAAGATTCGGGTAAACTCGCGTCTGGAGAACTGACCGGAGAAGAACTCGCTGGCATGTGCAACCTCCCGGACGATATTGAAGTGATTGTTGAATCTGTTTTTCAAAAAGCGAGCATGCATATTACTTTCAACGATTTGGTCTTTTTGAAAAATAGGATTGAAGATTATTTCGAGGATGAATCTATATCCGGGGCAGTCATCACCCACGGGACGGATTCCCTTGAAGAAACGGCTTATTTTCTCGATTTGACTGTCAATGATGACCGGCCCGTCGTTGTAACAGGCTCCCAACGCTCCCCTGAGGATCTTGGAAGCGATGTTTATATCAATTTGCGCCATGCCATTTATAGCGCATGCTCGCCTGATTTAAAAGGAACAGGTACTGTTGTTGTTTTCAATGAGCGGATTTTTGCAGCCAAGTATGTGAAAAAGGAACACGCCTCAAATATTCAGGGTTTTAACTCTTTTGGATTTGGCTACTTGGGCATTATCGACAATGATGAAGTGTATATCTACCAAAAGCCAATTAAAAGGGTAGTTTATACTCTTAACGAGGAGATTCCAAAAATCGAATTAATTAAATGTTATATAGGCGCGGACGGAACGTTTATAAAGGCAGCGAGGGAAAACGGAGCTAAAGGGATTGTTCTTGAAGGGGTTGGCAGGGGGCAAGTGGCGCCGTTAATGATGGACGAAATCGAAAAGGCAATTGCTGACGGGATTACTATAGTCATTACAACGAGTGCCGAGGAAGGGGCAGTTTATCCAACCTATGACTATAAAGGAAGCGCATACGATCTTGTGATGAAAGGTGCCGTCCTTGGCAGTGACAATGATCCGAAAAAGGCCAGAATTAAACTTGCGGTCGCACTGGCCAGCGGTATGGGGAAGGTTGAATTTTAA
- a CDS encoding YpdA family putative bacillithiol disulfide reductase encodes MKREEVIIIGAGPCGLAAAIALKETGKKPLVIEKGNIVNSIYNYPTHQTFFSTSEKLEIGEVPFVTENYKPVRLQALVYYREVVKRKQVRINSFEEVLSITKDGSSYLVETSKSVYGAPYVVIATGYYDNPNFMGVPGEELEKVHHYFKEAHPYFDKDVCVIGGKNSSVDAAIELHKAGARVTVLYRGSSYSQSIKPWILPEFDSLVRNGAIQLEFEANVVEITADTLVYKKGNEETAIKNDFVFAMTGYRPDHEFLKKAGVKIDEESGRPLFNPETMETNMPGIFIAGVIAAGNNANEIFIENGRFHGGLVAKTISERGGNF; translated from the coding sequence TTGAAAAGAGAAGAAGTCATTATTATAGGCGCGGGCCCATGTGGACTTGCCGCAGCCATTGCCTTAAAAGAGACTGGAAAAAAACCTCTAGTCATTGAAAAAGGGAATATTGTCAATTCCATATATAACTATCCAACCCACCAGACTTTCTTCAGTACAAGTGAAAAGCTGGAAATCGGCGAGGTTCCTTTTGTGACAGAAAACTACAAACCGGTCAGGCTACAGGCGCTTGTTTATTATCGGGAAGTAGTCAAACGAAAACAGGTAAGAATCAACTCTTTCGAAGAAGTGTTGAGCATCACGAAGGATGGAAGTTCTTATTTGGTTGAAACAAGCAAATCGGTTTATGGTGCACCTTATGTTGTAATCGCGACCGGATATTATGATAATCCGAATTTCATGGGAGTACCTGGGGAAGAACTTGAAAAGGTCCACCATTATTTTAAGGAAGCCCATCCGTATTTCGATAAGGATGTTTGTGTGATAGGTGGAAAAAATTCGAGTGTGGATGCCGCTATTGAACTTCATAAAGCGGGAGCGAGGGTAACGGTTTTATACCGCGGAAGCTCTTATTCCCAAAGTATTAAACCTTGGATCCTTCCTGAATTTGATTCCCTCGTCAGAAATGGCGCCATTCAGCTGGAATTTGAAGCTAATGTAGTAGAAATTACCGCGGATACCCTTGTTTACAAGAAAGGAAATGAAGAGACGGCCATTAAAAACGATTTCGTTTTTGCCATGACGGGTTATCGGCCTGACCACGAATTTTTAAAAAAGGCTGGCGTTAAAATTGATGAGGAATCTGGACGGCCGCTATTCAATCCCGAAACGATGGAGACGAATATGCCTGGCATTTTTATCGCGGGGGTCATTGCAGCTGGCAATAACGCCAATGAGATTTTTATCGAAAATGGCAGATTCCATGGCGGACTGGTTGCCAAAACGATTTCTGAAAGAGGCGGAAACTTCTAG
- a CDS encoding Glu/Leu/Phe/Val family dehydrogenase, producing MAAGKGNESTNLEKHDVLKSTQTVIHKALEKLGYPEEVFELLKEPIRMMVVKIPVRMDDGSTKIFTGYRAQHNDAVGPTKGGIRFHPNVTEKEVKALSIWMSLKCGIVDLPYGGAKGGIICDPRVMSFRELERLSRGYVRAISQIVGPTKDIPAPDVFTNSQIMAWMMDEYSKIDEFNSPGFITGKPLVLGGSHGRESATAKGVTICIREAAKKKGIELVGARVVVQGFGNAGSYLSKFMHDAGAKVIGISDAYGALYDPDGLDIDYLLDRRDSFGTVTKLFNDTITNKELLELDCDILVPAAIENQITEENAHNIRASIVVEAANGPTTLEATQILTERGILLVPDVLASAGGVTVSYFEWVQNNQGYYWTEEEVEEKLEKVMVKSFNNIYDTAQNRRVDMRLSAYMVGVRKMAEASRFRGWI from the coding sequence ATGGCAGCGGGGAAAGGTAATGAAAGTACAAATCTTGAAAAACATGATGTTCTAAAATCTACGCAAACGGTTATTCATAAAGCGTTGGAAAAATTGGGATACCCCGAAGAAGTGTTTGAGCTACTGAAAGAACCAATCCGGATGATGGTTGTAAAAATCCCAGTTCGGATGGATGATGGTTCTACGAAAATATTTACTGGGTATAGAGCCCAGCATAATGATGCAGTAGGCCCGACAAAAGGGGGAATCCGATTCCATCCAAATGTAACGGAGAAGGAAGTTAAAGCCCTTTCCATATGGATGAGCCTGAAATGCGGGATTGTCGACCTTCCTTACGGGGGAGCTAAAGGCGGAATCATCTGTGATCCCCGCGTTATGTCGTTCAGAGAGCTTGAAAGGCTGAGCCGAGGCTATGTACGCGCAATTAGCCAGATTGTTGGCCCGACAAAGGATATTCCTGCTCCTGATGTATTTACAAATTCGCAAATTATGGCCTGGATGATGGACGAGTACAGTAAAATTGACGAATTCAACTCTCCGGGATTTATTACCGGTAAACCGCTTGTGCTTGGCGGATCGCACGGCCGTGAATCAGCCACCGCGAAGGGTGTGACCATCTGCATCCGCGAGGCGGCCAAGAAAAAGGGCATAGAACTTGTCGGAGCAAGGGTAGTGGTCCAGGGATTCGGAAATGCTGGCAGTTATCTTTCAAAATTCATGCATGATGCTGGCGCAAAAGTAATCGGCATTTCGGATGCCTACGGTGCTTTGTATGACCCGGACGGATTGGATATCGATTATCTGCTTGACCGCCGCGACAGTTTCGGAACCGTCACAAAGCTGTTTAATGATACAATTACCAATAAAGAACTGCTGGAGCTTGATTGTGATATACTCGTTCCTGCTGCGATTGAAAATCAAATCACCGAAGAGAATGCGCATAATATCCGCGCCTCGATTGTTGTGGAAGCAGCCAATGGCCCTACGACTCTAGAAGCGACACAGATCCTTACCGAAAGGGGAATCCTGCTTGTTCCCGATGTACTAGCATCTGCAGGAGGCGTCACTGTTTCCTATTTTGAATGGGTGCAGAATAATCAGGGTTACTATTGGACTGAGGAAGAAGTCGAAGAGAAGCTTGAAAAAGTAATGGTAAAATCCTTTAATAATATATACGATACTGCGCAAAACAGGCGGGTGGACATGCGGCTTTCCGCCTATATGGTGGGAGTCAGAAAAATGGCGGAAGCCAGCCGTTTCCGTGGCTGGATTTAA
- a CDS encoding genetic competence negative regulator yields the protein MRLERITGNKIKIFITSDDLFERGLSKEDIIKDSLKWRQLFQDMLEEASEELEVEIHGSVAVEVFSLQAQGMIMIITVNAVSDEEEHLYDGFIEMQVTVEGYEKLLFEFDTFEDIIQLAKRLAPVAASGGSLYYMNGLYYLIFEEQIDKPERNAAIMAEFGHASILSPYVLEEYGNLIIKNKAVETILHHFQ from the coding sequence ATGAGGTTGGAACGTATTACGGGAAATAAAATAAAGATTTTTATAACCTCTGACGACCTTTTTGAAAGGGGATTGTCCAAGGAGGATATTATAAAGGATTCTCTAAAATGGCGGCAGCTTTTTCAGGATATGCTTGAAGAAGCCAGCGAAGAGCTTGAAGTTGAAATACATGGCTCAGTTGCTGTTGAAGTATTTTCGCTCCAGGCCCAAGGAATGATTATGATTATTACTGTCAATGCAGTTTCGGATGAAGAAGAACATCTTTACGATGGTTTTATAGAAATGCAGGTTACGGTTGAAGGATATGAAAAGCTATTATTTGAGTTTGATACCTTTGAAGATATCATCCAGCTGGCGAAAAGACTTGCACCAGTAGCGGCATCTGGCGGAAGCCTTTATTATATGAACGGCCTTTATTATCTTATTTTTGAAGAGCAAATTGATAAGCCTGAAAGGAACGCGGCCATCATGGCTGAATTCGGTCATGCTTCCATACTTAGTCCGTATGTACTTGAAGAGTATGGGAATCTTATTATCAAAAACAAGGCAGTTGAAACCATTCTCCATCATTTTCAATAG
- a CDS encoding MerR family transcriptional regulator — protein MKRGKGKYNIKAASSILGIKPGTLRAWEKRYNIISPHRNESGHRLYSEEQIFLLQNVLEKVEKGFTISQAAAQIEVSRGQKDTNGAVLTQADHYIQEIIDACNVFDEESANIAMDTCFKLFSIEAVLEHILIPAIKELNKLKDMQKMDSASYCFGMAFFRARLGIVSQCARKSSIQPKAMAVSLEQGNELEFLCFFCFLKLKGYDAVYLAGRIGKEDLEEAVRKFEPHFLFLSFAGEKNMEDCLSLSKHYGSLFPQLKIGISGIPADLQEKTGSEWHSEMSIGDDPDEWEKWLAKKERP, from the coding sequence GTGAAGCGAGGAAAAGGAAAATACAATATAAAAGCTGCCTCTTCCATCCTGGGAATTAAACCAGGTACCTTAAGGGCATGGGAAAAACGGTATAATATTATTTCGCCGCATCGAAATGAATCAGGACACCGCTTATATTCCGAAGAGCAAATTTTTCTGTTGCAAAATGTACTTGAGAAAGTTGAAAAAGGATTTACAATTAGTCAGGCAGCTGCCCAGATTGAGGTTTCCCGTGGGCAGAAGGATACTAATGGCGCCGTCCTTACCCAGGCGGACCATTATATTCAGGAAATAATAGATGCATGTAACGTTTTTGATGAGGAAAGTGCCAATATTGCAATGGACACTTGTTTTAAACTATTTTCAATTGAGGCAGTATTGGAACATATCCTGATACCGGCCATCAAAGAATTGAATAAGCTTAAAGATATGCAAAAAATGGACTCCGCGAGTTATTGTTTCGGGATGGCTTTTTTTCGCGCAAGGTTGGGCATCGTCTCCCAGTGCGCGAGGAAAAGTTCAATTCAGCCAAAAGCAATGGCAGTTTCTTTAGAGCAGGGCAATGAACTGGAGTTTTTGTGCTTCTTCTGTTTTTTGAAATTAAAGGGATATGATGCCGTTTACTTGGCAGGGAGAATTGGAAAGGAAGATTTAGAAGAGGCTGTCAGAAAGTTCGAGCCTCATTTTCTGTTTTTGTCTTTTGCAGGCGAAAAAAACATGGAGGATTGTTTGTCTTTATCTAAACATTACGGATCCTTATTCCCGCAGCTTAAAATTGGGATTTCAGGCATTCCTGCAGACCTGCAGGAGAAGACTGGTTCTGAATGGCACAGTGAAATGTCCATTGGGGATGATCCCGATGAATGGGAGAAATGGCTGGCAAAAAAAGAACGCCCTTAG
- a CDS encoding metallophosphoesterase, with amino-acid sequence MGILILAAIAAAGMSLLMYMSYLAFEENIKEQELGFSDFPKSLGSIKIFFISDIHKRQLSGKFISSVKGKADIVIIGGDLREKGVPIERVKENIEMLKILGPVYFVWGNNDYEGEYRDLDALLLDLNVKILDNTATAFESAEGEKLIIAGVDDVGLERDRLDLALSDAEPGWFTILVSHNPAIIEKVSPVDKIALILSGHTHGGQIRIFGFGPYKKGGIETRGGTVILTSNGFGTTAIPLRLGARAESHLLTIRHSGK; translated from the coding sequence ATGGGTATTTTGATTCTGGCGGCAATAGCTGCTGCAGGGATGTCGCTCCTAATGTACATGTCTTATTTGGCTTTTGAGGAAAACATTAAGGAACAGGAATTAGGTTTCAGCGATTTTCCGAAATCGCTTGGATCTATAAAAATATTCTTTATTTCAGACATTCACAAACGGCAACTTTCGGGAAAGTTCATTTCAAGTGTTAAGGGGAAAGCCGATATAGTCATTATTGGCGGAGATTTGAGAGAAAAAGGCGTTCCGATTGAAAGAGTAAAAGAAAATATAGAAATGCTTAAAATCCTTGGCCCGGTTTATTTTGTGTGGGGGAATAACGACTATGAAGGAGAATACAGGGACCTCGATGCCCTTCTCTTGGATTTGAATGTTAAAATTCTCGACAATACTGCAACAGCATTCGAATCGGCCGAAGGGGAGAAGCTGATCATTGCAGGGGTAGATGATGTAGGACTTGAGAGAGACAGGCTAGATTTAGCATTAAGCGATGCAGAACCCGGCTGGTTTACAATCCTAGTGAGCCACAATCCAGCCATTATAGAAAAGGTGTCCCCAGTGGACAAGATAGCCCTCATATTAAGCGGACATACGCACGGCGGCCAAATAAGGATTTTTGGCTTTGGACCGTATAAAAAGGGAGGGATTGAAACGAGGGGAGGCACCGTTATTTTGACTAGTAACGGATTTGGAACAACTGCAATCCCCCTCAGGCTTGGCGCCCGGGCGGAAAGCCATCTATTAACCATTCGCCATTCGGGGAAGTAA
- a CDS encoding CBS domain-containing protein, with protein sequence MFVKSIMIPKFNTHTVQSADKVKIALDRLEEHQIDGLPVLEGEQYAGIVTRYRIYEEFFLSGKTKEAFLEETLIADIATHRDVYLEGGEMFENTLMSLRNFPLLAVVDKERKFLGAVTRFEVLKQFESAFGMNRPGVRIAFTSVETEGRIARLAEIAHQFHEHIISLVTFDETDKLVRRIVMKVEKKDNIDKFIRKLEEHGFRILNIYEDE encoded by the coding sequence ATGTTTGTGAAAAGCATTATGATTCCTAAATTCAATACTCATACTGTACAGAGTGCAGACAAGGTAAAAATTGCCCTCGACCGCCTAGAAGAGCACCAAATTGATGGCCTTCCTGTCCTTGAAGGTGAGCAATATGCCGGCATTGTGACAAGGTACAGAATTTATGAGGAATTTTTTCTATCAGGCAAAACCAAGGAAGCTTTCCTTGAAGAAACCCTGATCGCAGATATTGCGACCCACCGGGATGTTTATCTCGAAGGAGGGGAGATGTTCGAAAATACGTTGATGAGTTTACGGAACTTTCCACTGTTAGCGGTAGTCGATAAAGAGAGGAAATTTCTGGGCGCCGTTACACGATTCGAAGTACTCAAACAGTTTGAAAGTGCGTTTGGAATGAATCGGCCCGGAGTGAGGATTGCTTTTACTTCTGTGGAAACTGAGGGAAGGATTGCCCGCCTTGCGGAGATCGCCCATCAGTTCCATGAACATATTATTTCTCTCGTTACATTTGATGAAACAGACAAACTTGTCAGGAGAATTGTCATGAAAGTTGAGAAAAAAGATAATATAGATAAGTTTATCCGAAAATTAGAAGAGCATGGTTTTCGCATCCTGAATATTTATGAAGATGAATAG
- a CDS encoding YpbF family protein — protein MEEPIKQLDDRTDLATKQMLDNVVKRKRKFEKAKLKHHLSIAATLMMTGLFLFYTYQTIVLSYSYSFYAMFSAFVQKGANFYFLIATFSLYGAMIIYKEQRDKKEKEFHELRCEIVDRSKDLWKKEEEWKSRHLVFEMMKREYDINLYHEKK, from the coding sequence ATGGAAGAGCCCATTAAACAGCTTGATGACCGAACTGACCTTGCAACGAAACAAATGCTTGATAATGTAGTCAAGCGAAAAAGAAAATTTGAAAAGGCGAAACTAAAGCACCATTTATCCATTGCCGCCACACTGATGATGACTGGCCTTTTTCTTTTTTATACTTACCAAACGATTGTCCTATCCTATTCGTATTCTTTTTATGCGATGTTTTCTGCTTTTGTTCAGAAAGGGGCAAATTTCTATTTTTTGATTGCGACATTCTCACTTTATGGCGCCATGATTATTTATAAAGAACAAAGAGATAAAAAGGAAAAAGAATTTCATGAGTTAAGATGTGAAATTGTTGACCGGAGTAAAGATCTTTGGAAAAAGGAAGAAGAATGGAAATCTAGGCATCTTGTTTTCGAAATGATGAAAAGGGAATATGATATCAATTTGTACCATGAAAAAAAGTAG
- a CDS encoding LysM peptidoglycan-binding domain-containing protein, translating to MNKEESYREQIEKHRQRIDRVKPAAARTSELPPRARVHRHAKKKTAVKLKYPVIRLLVLFFILLPLTVFSIISYWGESKTKPINANGAASGGYDNVVLDGGRGENPESSRDTEHAEETKNEQGIDEDSGQKEEDVPEEHVKQPALPADEEISESDGKDGVQQDKTAEESASTGTPSSSTIGAKPQSSKSESSSNSEKMLYHTVKPGETLFRIAMNYYKSQDGIEIIRKANGIKENEIKVGETLKIPIK from the coding sequence ATGAATAAAGAAGAATCCTATCGGGAGCAGATAGAGAAGCACCGCCAGCGGATTGATAGAGTAAAACCCGCGGCAGCAAGGACATCAGAATTGCCTCCGAGGGCCAGAGTCCATCGCCATGCGAAAAAGAAAACGGCTGTAAAGCTAAAATATCCTGTTATCCGACTGCTTGTGCTGTTTTTTATCCTGCTGCCTCTTACCGTGTTTTCTATCATCTCGTATTGGGGCGAATCCAAAACAAAACCGATTAACGCAAATGGAGCCGCAAGTGGAGGTTATGATAATGTTGTCCTTGATGGCGGAAGAGGGGAAAACCCTGAAAGTTCACGGGATACTGAACATGCTGAAGAAACAAAGAATGAACAAGGGATAGATGAAGACAGTGGGCAGAAGGAGGAAGATGTTCCAGAAGAGCATGTTAAGCAGCCTGCTTTGCCGGCCGATGAAGAGATCAGCGAATCGGATGGGAAGGATGGAGTGCAGCAGGATAAGACGGCCGAAGAATCTGCTTCAACAGGTACGCCATCATCTTCAACTATCGGGGCCAAACCCCAAAGCAGTAAGAGTGAATCCAGCTCAAACAGTGAAAAAATGCTCTATCATACTGTAAAGCCGGGAGAAACATTATTCAGAATTGCTATGAATTATTATAAATCACAGGATGGAATCGAAATAATACGCAAGGCAAACGGAATAAAAGAAAATGAAATTAAAGTTGGCGAAACACTGAAAATTCCGATTAAATAG
- a CDS encoding CPBP family intramembrane glutamic endopeptidase, translated as MKNRHKELISQLTDKELLFHLYATQLALIGISIILSLLLPGENNFLNLFDWSDSAVYTIGLPAGLAVVALDMVMMRMLPFSYFDDGGLNDKIFSGRSIPHIALIAMVVAISEEILFRGIIQEKTGLIIASIIFAVIHYRYLFNWFLFLNIVVLSFCIGAIYSWTGNLAVTVVMHFVIDFALGIILKLKNVKGGLENE; from the coding sequence ATGAAGAATAGGCACAAGGAATTAATAAGTCAATTAACTGATAAGGAATTGCTTTTCCATTTATACGCTACCCAATTGGCTCTTATTGGAATTTCTATTATCTTAAGCTTGCTTTTGCCAGGCGAAAATAATTTTCTTAATTTATTTGATTGGTCTGACAGCGCGGTATATACAATCGGGTTACCGGCAGGCTTGGCTGTTGTCGCACTGGATATGGTGATGATGCGAATGCTCCCGTTTTCCTATTTCGATGATGGCGGATTGAATGATAAAATATTTTCTGGCAGAAGCATCCCGCATATTGCCTTAATCGCAATGGTTGTTGCTATAAGTGAGGAAATCCTCTTCAGGGGAATTATTCAGGAAAAAACTGGCCTTATTATTGCAAGTATCATTTTTGCGGTGATTCATTACCGCTATCTGTTTAATTGGTTCTTGTTTTTAAATATTGTCGTTCTCAGTTTTTGTATCGGAGCAATATACAGCTGGACAGGTAACCTTGCTGTAACGGTTGTCATGCACTTTGTCATAGATTTTGCCTTAGGCATCATCTTGAAGTTAAAAAATGTAAAAGGTGGCTTGGAGAATGAATAA